From Streptomyces sp. GSL17-111, one genomic window encodes:
- a CDS encoding AMP-dependent synthetase/ligase: MSAQNSAAAQSAAARTAVSGVAESAPQRPQGPPVLVPPLLRRARDGVVRQAEVPPIVTFPRQGSLADIPFTNAAEDPDAVVLARRRPGGGWDDVTCAEFADQVRAVARGLIASGMRPGDRLAIMAPTCYEWTLLDFAAWAVGLITVPVYPTSSAAQVRWILQDAGVTGIAVQDVEGARLVSGIRGALPWLRHLWQFNNGALDQLAAAGQPLPDALVAERRSALGPDNVATLIYTSGTTGRPKGCVLTHGNFMSETDNAVELLHPVFQSVSSEPASTILFLPLAHVFGRMVAIGCLRARVRLGHAPSTDTDALIADFASFRPTFLLAIPYVLEKIHNRARATAEEMRRGSSFDRAEKVAVRYGETATAALTGAGRGPGLGLRAARGLYDALVYRRIRAALGGHVRYVISGGSPLGRRLTAFFAGAGIEVYEGYGLTETTAAVTCTPPLKPKLGTVGWPMPGTAVRIAPDGEILLKGGSVFGGYWDAERQSVIPETDAQGWLATGDVGALDDEGYLTITGRKKDLIITSGGKNIAPAPLEDWLRAHPLISQCLVIGDNRNYLTALVTLEREGLAHWRRMHGKEGLPMRELVRDGDLRHNIQQAVNEANQLVSHAEAIRRFTVLPGDFTEADGHLTPSLKLRRDAIVRDFHREIEALYGPTHPDAT, encoded by the coding sequence ATGTCCGCACAGAACAGCGCCGCCGCACAGTCGGCCGCCGCCCGCACGGCGGTCTCCGGGGTGGCGGAGTCGGCCCCGCAGCGCCCCCAGGGCCCGCCCGTGCTCGTCCCGCCGCTACTGCGCCGGGCCCGGGACGGCGTCGTCCGGCAGGCCGAGGTGCCGCCGATCGTGACGTTCCCCCGGCAGGGATCGCTCGCGGACATCCCGTTCACCAACGCGGCCGAGGACCCCGACGCCGTCGTGCTGGCCCGCCGCCGTCCGGGCGGCGGCTGGGACGACGTGACGTGCGCCGAGTTCGCCGACCAGGTCCGGGCCGTGGCGCGCGGCCTCATCGCCTCCGGTATGCGGCCCGGCGACCGGCTCGCCATCATGGCCCCCACCTGCTACGAGTGGACGCTGCTCGACTTCGCCGCCTGGGCGGTCGGCCTGATCACCGTCCCGGTCTACCCGACGTCCTCCGCCGCGCAGGTCCGCTGGATCCTCCAGGACGCCGGCGTGACGGGCATCGCCGTCCAGGACGTCGAGGGGGCGCGGCTCGTCAGCGGCATCCGGGGCGCGCTGCCGTGGCTGCGGCACCTGTGGCAGTTCAACAACGGCGCGCTCGACCAGCTCGCCGCCGCCGGCCAGCCCCTCCCCGACGCCCTGGTCGCCGAGCGCCGCTCGGCCCTCGGCCCCGACAACGTCGCCACGCTCATCTACACCTCCGGCACCACCGGGCGTCCCAAGGGCTGCGTGCTCACGCACGGCAACTTCATGAGCGAGACGGACAACGCCGTCGAGCTGCTGCACCCCGTCTTCCAGTCGGTCAGCTCCGAACCGGCGTCCACGATCCTCTTCCTCCCTCTCGCGCACGTCTTCGGCCGCATGGTCGCGATCGGCTGCCTGCGGGCCCGCGTCCGCCTCGGCCACGCGCCCAGCACCGACACCGACGCCCTGATCGCCGACTTCGCCTCGTTCCGGCCGACGTTCCTCCTCGCGATCCCCTACGTCCTGGAGAAGATCCACAACCGGGCCCGCGCCACCGCCGAGGAGATGCGCCGGGGCTCCTCCTTCGACCGGGCCGAGAAGGTCGCCGTCCGCTACGGGGAGACCGCCACCGCAGCCCTCACCGGCGCCGGTCGCGGCCCCGGCCTCGGCCTGCGGGCCGCCCGGGGCCTCTACGACGCGCTGGTCTACCGCCGCATCCGGGCCGCGCTCGGCGGCCACGTGCGCTACGTCATCTCCGGCGGATCGCCCCTCGGCCGCCGGCTCACCGCCTTCTTCGCCGGCGCCGGCATCGAGGTCTACGAGGGGTACGGGCTCACCGAGACGACGGCGGCCGTCACCTGCACACCGCCGCTCAAGCCCAAGCTCGGCACCGTCGGCTGGCCGATGCCCGGCACGGCCGTGCGCATCGCCCCCGACGGGGAGATCCTGCTCAAGGGCGGCAGCGTCTTCGGCGGGTACTGGGACGCCGAACGGCAGTCCGTGATCCCCGAGACGGACGCGCAGGGCTGGCTGGCGACCGGGGACGTCGGCGCCCTCGACGACGAGGGGTACCTCACCATCACCGGCCGCAAGAAGGACCTCATCATCACCTCGGGCGGCAAGAACATCGCGCCCGCCCCGCTGGAGGACTGGCTGCGCGCCCACCCGCTGATCAGCCAGTGCCTCGTCATCGGCGACAACCGGAACTACCTCACGGCGCTCGTCACCCTCGAACGGGAGGGCCTCGCCCACTGGCGGCGCATGCACGGCAAGGAGGGCCTGCCCATGCGCGAACTCGTCCGCGACGGCGACCTGCGGCACAACATCCAGCAGGCCGTCAACGAGGCCAACCAGCTCGTGTCGCACGCCGAGGCCATCCGCCGCTTCACGGTCCTGCCCGGCGACTTCACCGAGGCCGACGGGCACCTGACGCCCAGCCTCAAGCTCCGGCGCGACGCGATCGTGCGCGACTTCCACCGCGAGATCGAAGCGCTCTACGGACCGACGCACCCGGATGCGACATAA
- a CDS encoding TetR/AcrR family transcriptional regulator, with protein MTEGLRERKKRQTRQCIADAAASLFAARGFDAVTIAEIAEAAEVSVNTVYNHFAAKEDLVLPPEETTAQHLADVVRRRGPGESAARAVLAHLRNEVGDADRRRALTDGFGRTYRAMRSTPALTARLERLRRRMTDVLAAELRAGAGAAPDDPMPRLVATQIAAFHSLVHTEIGERVAAGQGAGEITTAVHALLDAVEELGGERFLGYAARPA; from the coding sequence ATGACCGAGGGCCTCCGCGAGCGCAAGAAGCGCCAGACCCGCCAGTGCATCGCCGACGCGGCGGCGTCGCTCTTCGCCGCCCGGGGATTCGACGCCGTCACCATCGCCGAGATCGCCGAGGCGGCGGAGGTCTCGGTCAACACCGTCTACAACCACTTCGCGGCCAAGGAGGACCTCGTCCTCCCGCCGGAGGAGACGACGGCGCAGCACCTCGCGGACGTCGTGCGGCGGCGGGGGCCCGGGGAGTCCGCGGCGCGCGCCGTGCTGGCGCACCTGCGGAACGAGGTCGGGGACGCGGACCGCAGGCGAGCCCTGACCGACGGCTTCGGCCGCACGTACCGGGCGATGCGCTCCACGCCCGCGCTGACCGCCCGGCTGGAGAGGCTGCGGCGGCGGATGACCGACGTCCTCGCCGCCGAGTTGAGGGCCGGGGCCGGCGCGGCACCGGACGACCCGATGCCCCGCCTGGTCGCCACGCAGATCGCCGCCTTCCACTCCCTCGTGCACACCGAGATCGGGGAGCGCGTCGCCGCCGGGCAGGGGGCGGGGGAGATCACCACGGCGGTGCACGCCCTCCTGGACGCCGTCGAGGAGTTGGGCGGCGAGCGCTTCCTCGGCTACGCCGCGCGCCCGGCCTGA
- a CDS encoding TetR/AcrR family transcriptional regulator — protein MTAAPTRAEKTRQTRRRMLDAAAGLFCERGWTATTVQDVARAAGVGVQTVYFTFGTKRALLAEVLDTAIAGDADPVATLDRPWARAVLDAPGAREQLARQAAGARAVLERAAPVLDVVRGAAAADAEMAELWRTNQRQRHTVQLRFAEALVRKAGGPLRDGLRDGLRDGHNAASAADVALALLGPETYGLLVTTQGWTPSRWEHWAADTLTRQLLP, from the coding sequence GTGACCGCCGCCCCGACCCGCGCCGAGAAGACCCGGCAGACGCGTCGGCGCATGCTGGACGCCGCCGCCGGACTGTTCTGCGAGCGCGGCTGGACGGCCACGACGGTGCAGGACGTCGCCCGGGCCGCCGGGGTCGGCGTGCAGACCGTCTACTTCACGTTCGGCACCAAACGGGCCCTGCTCGCCGAGGTGCTGGACACGGCGATCGCCGGTGACGCGGACCCCGTCGCCACGCTCGACCGGCCCTGGGCCCGGGCGGTCCTCGACGCCCCCGGCGCGCGGGAGCAGCTCGCGCGCCAGGCGGCCGGGGCGCGCGCCGTGCTGGAGCGGGCCGCGCCCGTGCTGGACGTCGTCCGGGGCGCGGCGGCCGCCGACGCCGAGATGGCCGAGCTGTGGCGCACCAACCAGCGGCAGCGGCACACCGTCCAACTCCGCTTCGCCGAGGCCCTGGTCCGCAAGGCCGGCGGCCCCCTGCGCGACGGCCTGCGCGACGGCCTGCGCGACGGTCACAACGCGGCCTCGGCCGCAGACGTCGCCCTGGCCCTCCTCGGCCCGGAGACCTACGGGCTGCTGGTCACCACGCAGGGCTGGACGCCCTCCCGTTGGGAGCACTGGGCCGCCGACACCCTCACGCGCCAACTCCTCCCGTAA
- a CDS encoding saccharopine dehydrogenase family protein: protein MTTANGRVLVVGGRGAVGSVVRGTLERWFPGRVVTAGRSPGGHGAPGAPHGPGVPGVRADVTDAEGFRRALDGLGDLAAVVLCVQPPDTGPATACLERGIHLVDVNAEPDLMRRTTGLDGLADAAGATAVLSVGLAPGLTNLLAGRAHHALGGADRLELTVLLGSGERHGADAVRWTVEALTEPPGDARPRRVALPGHGRRTARPFPFSDQHTLPGTLGVPEVTTRLCLDSRLSTGLLFALRPAARHPALRRALTSMLLRTHLGGDAFAVRADAWRDGRHAALALTGRGQGRVSGLVAAHTTREVLAGRLPTGVRHLEQLPALADLPERLAPDGVVLHPLRSTVSRRS from the coding sequence GTGACTACAGCGAATGGACGGGTACTCGTCGTGGGCGGCCGGGGAGCCGTCGGCTCGGTCGTGCGCGGCACGCTGGAACGCTGGTTCCCGGGCCGCGTGGTGACCGCCGGACGCAGCCCCGGCGGCCACGGCGCGCCCGGCGCGCCCCACGGCCCCGGCGTGCCCGGCGTCCGGGCGGACGTGACCGACGCCGAGGGATTCCGCCGGGCCCTGGACGGGCTCGGCGACCTCGCGGCCGTCGTGCTGTGCGTCCAGCCGCCGGACACCGGGCCCGCCACGGCGTGCCTGGAGCGCGGCATCCACCTCGTGGACGTGAACGCCGAGCCGGACCTGATGCGCCGGACCACCGGGCTGGACGGCCTCGCCGACGCCGCCGGAGCCACCGCCGTGCTCAGCGTGGGCCTGGCCCCGGGCCTGACGAACCTCCTCGCCGGTCGCGCGCACCACGCCCTCGGCGGAGCTGACCGGCTGGAGCTGACGGTGCTGCTCGGCTCGGGCGAGCGGCACGGCGCCGACGCGGTGCGGTGGACCGTCGAGGCGCTGACCGAACCGCCCGGCGACGCCCGTCCGCGCCGCGTCGCGCTCCCCGGCCACGGGCGGCGGACGGCCCGTCCGTTCCCCTTCTCCGACCAGCACACGCTGCCCGGGACGCTCGGCGTGCCGGAGGTCACCACCCGGCTGTGTCTGGACTCGCGCCTCAGCACCGGCCTCCTGTTCGCCCTGCGTCCGGCCGCCCGGCACCCCGCACTGCGCCGGGCCCTGACGTCGATGCTGCTGCGGACCCACCTCGGGGGCGACGCCTTCGCCGTCCGCGCCGACGCCTGGCGGGACGGACGCCACGCGGCCCTCGCCCTCACCGGCCGGGGCCAGGGCCGCGTCAGCGGACTGGTCGCGGCGCACACCACCCGGGAGGTGCTCGCCGGGCGGCTGCCCACCGGCGTCCGTCACCTCGAGCAGCTGCCCGCGCTGGCGGACCTGCCCGAACGCCTGGCCCCGGACGGCGTCGTCCTCCACCCCCTCCGCAGCACCGTGTCGCGGCGATCATGA
- a CDS encoding ATP-binding protein: MDGFVGRRAELKALADVLTPVRTGGRGGRRGRAVLIRGRRRVGKSRLVEEFLERSGLPHVFFTAVGGSKHEDLAGFTAELAASALPESSRVADVTAPQTWDAALTLLASVLPTDTPSVVVLDEMPYLVREDPTFEGALQKAFDRTLSKLPVLLILVGSDLAMMEQLNTYGRPFYQRGTEMVVPPLNPAEVGTMLDLPPAEAFDAYLVSGGLPLILEEWPVGAGLWGYLEEALRRPTSALLVSGERTLAAEFPTEAQARTVLGAIGHGERTFSLIGRAAGDLNPGSLTRALELLVSRRIVTADHPLSTRPSRETRYRVADPYLRFYLSFIGPRIPTIERGRGDRVLSALRDSWTSWRGRAVEPVLREAVWLLAEDHLPHGTDVIGGYWTRTNDPEIDIVGADRSPIARRITAVGSIKWLENKPFDDRDLARLRTHRSQLPGADDTTPLLAVARSGCTADGVVHLGPSDLIAAWG, from the coding sequence GTGGATGGTTTCGTGGGACGCCGAGCCGAGCTCAAGGCCCTCGCCGACGTACTGACGCCGGTGCGAACCGGCGGGCGCGGCGGGAGGCGCGGTCGCGCTGTGCTGATCAGGGGACGCAGGCGGGTCGGCAAGTCACGGCTGGTCGAGGAGTTCCTGGAGCGGTCGGGCCTTCCGCATGTGTTCTTCACCGCCGTCGGCGGCTCGAAGCACGAGGACCTGGCGGGCTTCACCGCCGAGCTGGCCGCGTCCGCGCTTCCCGAGTCCTCCCGGGTCGCGGACGTCACCGCGCCACAGACCTGGGACGCGGCCCTGACCCTGCTGGCCTCGGTCCTCCCCACCGACACGCCGAGTGTCGTGGTTCTCGACGAGATGCCGTACCTCGTACGCGAGGACCCCACCTTCGAGGGCGCCCTCCAGAAGGCATTCGACCGGACCCTGTCCAAGCTGCCCGTGCTGTTGATTCTCGTCGGCTCCGACCTGGCCATGATGGAGCAACTCAACACGTACGGACGTCCGTTCTACCAGCGGGGGACGGAGATGGTCGTGCCGCCCCTCAACCCGGCCGAGGTCGGGACCATGCTCGACCTGCCGCCGGCAGAGGCCTTCGACGCGTACCTGGTCAGCGGCGGACTCCCGCTGATCCTGGAGGAGTGGCCCGTGGGCGCGGGCCTGTGGGGATACCTGGAGGAGGCCCTGCGCCGGCCGACGTCGGCCCTCCTCGTCAGTGGTGAGCGGACGCTGGCGGCGGAGTTCCCCACCGAGGCCCAGGCACGGACGGTGCTGGGAGCCATCGGACACGGGGAGCGCACGTTCAGTCTCATCGGACGCGCGGCCGGTGACCTGAACCCCGGCTCACTGACCCGGGCGCTGGAGCTGCTGGTCTCCCGCCGAATCGTCACCGCCGACCATCCGCTCTCGACCCGGCCCAGCCGCGAGACCCGCTACCGTGTCGCCGACCCCTACCTGCGCTTCTACCTGTCGTTCATCGGTCCCCGCATCCCCACGATCGAGCGGGGACGCGGGGACCGGGTCCTCAGCGCCCTGCGTGACAGCTGGACCTCCTGGCGGGGACGGGCGGTCGAGCCCGTCCTGCGAGAAGCGGTGTGGCTCCTCGCCGAGGATCACCTGCCCCACGGCACCGACGTCATCGGCGGCTACTGGACACGGACCAACGACCCCGAGATCGACATCGTCGGCGCGGACCGCTCGCCCATCGCCAGACGGATCACCGCCGTCGGCTCGATCAAGTGGCTGGAGAACAAGCCCTTCGACGATCGCGACCTCGCACGTCTCAGAACGCACCGCTCCCAGCTCCCCGGTGCCGACGACACCACGCCCCTGCTCGCCGTGGCACGCAGCGGCTGCACCGCCGACGGCGTCGTCCACCTCGGGCCGAGCGACCTCATCGCGGCCTGGGGCTGA
- a CDS encoding XRE family transcriptional regulator, which yields MSDAVSWEDAKRAAHERRRAAGLPVRTPAEKQAAMGRLVSEVRAYKLAEIRREQSLTQRAVAASMGVSAPRVSAIEHGMLDRAELATLRSYVEALGGHLRVVADFGDAEYTVA from the coding sequence ATGAGTGACGCGGTCAGCTGGGAGGACGCGAAGCGGGCGGCCCATGAACGACGCAGGGCCGCCGGGCTGCCGGTGCGCACGCCTGCGGAGAAGCAGGCGGCGATGGGCCGGCTGGTGTCCGAGGTGCGGGCGTACAAGCTCGCGGAGATCCGGCGGGAGCAGTCGCTGACCCAGCGCGCGGTCGCGGCGTCGATGGGGGTCTCCGCTCCTCGCGTGTCGGCGATCGAGCATGGGATGCTCGACCGCGCCGAGCTGGCGACTCTGCGCTCCTATGTAGAGGCTTTGGGCGGGCATCTGCGCGTGGTGGCGGATTTCGGCGACGCGGAGTACACGGTCGCCTGA
- a CDS encoding type II toxin-antitoxin system RelE/ParE family toxin translates to MRVVAQWEVILVAEVAAWFEALAQADWTSAEQVEDAVDLLAATGPTLGRPLVDRIKGAEQHHLKELRPGSGGGSEIRILFAFDPVRRAVLLVAGDKAGDWRGWYDSNIPLAEKRYRAHLNDLETREYE, encoded by the coding sequence ATGCGGGTCGTGGCTCAATGGGAAGTGATCCTCGTCGCGGAGGTCGCGGCGTGGTTCGAGGCACTGGCTCAGGCTGACTGGACCAGTGCTGAACAGGTGGAAGACGCGGTTGATCTGCTGGCGGCGACGGGGCCGACGCTCGGCCGTCCGCTGGTGGACCGGATCAAGGGAGCGGAACAGCATCATCTGAAGGAACTCAGGCCGGGATCTGGCGGCGGTAGTGAGATCCGGATCCTGTTCGCGTTCGATCCTGTTCGCCGTGCGGTGCTCCTGGTCGCGGGGGACAAGGCCGGCGACTGGCGTGGCTGGTACGACAGCAATATCCCTCTCGCGGAGAAGCGCTATCGGGCACACCTCAATGATCTGGAGACCAGGGAGTACGAATGA
- a CDS encoding dicarboxylate/amino acid:cation symporter — protein sequence MSPTPSSAEPSATPPVRPSAASPLRRLPKVPFWAQILAGLVLGVLLGWLARSADVDWLGTGLEKVGDLFVQLLKLAVAPLVFFAIAISITNLRNVSNAARLAGRTLLWFLATSLIAVSIGLAIGLLTDPGAGTGFTPEDGERPESSGSWLDFLTGIVPTDVITPFTELNVLQIVFMAAVTGVAALKLGAKAEPLLAFGESVLALLQKALWWVIRLAPLGTLGLIGNAINQYGWDLIGQYATFTADVYIGCALVMFGVYPLLLALAARVSPVQFFRGAWPAIQLAFVSRSSVGTMPVTQKVVERLGVPKEYASFSVPFGATTKMDGCAAIYPALAAIFIAEIFGVSLGLQDYLLIVFVSVIGSAATAGLTGATVMTTLTLSTLGLPLEGVGLLLAIDPVLDMMRTATNVTGQAVVPVIVAAREKLLDREKYDAATSFNLDDWDNGEDAARPVVATVS from the coding sequence GTGTCCCCCACGCCGTCCTCGGCCGAGCCGTCGGCGACCCCGCCGGTCCGGCCGTCCGCCGCCTCTCCCCTCCGCCGCCTGCCGAAGGTGCCCTTCTGGGCGCAGATCCTCGCCGGTCTCGTCCTCGGCGTGCTGCTGGGCTGGCTCGCCCGCAGCGCCGACGTCGACTGGCTCGGCACCGGCCTGGAGAAGGTCGGTGACCTCTTCGTCCAGCTGCTGAAGCTGGCCGTCGCCCCGCTGGTCTTCTTCGCGATCGCGATATCGATCACCAACCTGCGCAACGTCTCGAACGCCGCCCGGCTGGCGGGCCGTACGCTGCTGTGGTTCCTCGCGACGTCGCTGATCGCCGTCTCGATCGGGCTGGCCATCGGCCTGCTCACCGACCCAGGCGCCGGCACCGGCTTCACGCCCGAGGACGGCGAGCGCCCGGAGAGCTCCGGCTCGTGGCTGGACTTCCTCACCGGCATCGTCCCCACGGACGTCATCACGCCGTTCACCGAACTCAACGTCCTGCAGATCGTGTTCATGGCCGCCGTCACCGGCGTCGCCGCCCTGAAGCTCGGTGCGAAGGCCGAACCGCTGCTGGCCTTCGGCGAGTCGGTGCTAGCCCTGCTCCAGAAGGCGCTGTGGTGGGTCATCCGCCTCGCCCCGCTGGGCACCCTCGGCCTCATCGGCAACGCCATCAACCAGTACGGCTGGGACCTGATCGGCCAGTACGCCACGTTCACCGCCGACGTCTACATCGGCTGCGCGCTGGTCATGTTCGGCGTCTACCCGCTGCTGCTGGCCCTCGCCGCCCGCGTCAGCCCCGTGCAGTTCTTCCGGGGCGCGTGGCCCGCGATCCAGCTCGCCTTCGTCTCCCGCTCCTCGGTGGGCACCATGCCGGTGACGCAGAAGGTCGTCGAGCGCCTCGGCGTGCCGAAGGAGTACGCGAGCTTCAGCGTCCCGTTCGGGGCCACGACCAAGATGGACGGGTGCGCCGCGATCTACCCGGCCCTGGCCGCGATCTTCATCGCCGAGATCTTCGGCGTGAGCCTCGGCCTCCAGGACTACCTGCTGATCGTCTTCGTCTCGGTCATCGGCTCCGCCGCGACGGCGGGCCTCACCGGCGCGACGGTCATGACCACGCTCACCCTCTCCACGCTCGGCCTGCCCCTGGAGGGCGTCGGCCTGCTGCTGGCCATCGACCCGGTGCTGGACATGATGCGGACCGCCACGAACGTCACCGGCCAGGCCGTCGTCCCCGTCATCGTCGCCGCTCGCGAGAAGCTCCTGGACCGGGAGAAGTACGACGCGGCCACGTCGTTCAACCTGGACGACTGGGACAACGGTGAGGACGCCGCTCGCCCGGTGGTCGCCACCGTGTCGTAG
- a CDS encoding DUF4229 domain-containing protein, producing MTSTPTTTPRATLRYTLLRLGLFAASFAVLAVLAYVGVIPEGIGKSNPLWLVALAIVVSAPLSFVLLRRQRDEMAEQIAPRVEKVSGNVKARLAANRDQEDGVA from the coding sequence GTGACCAGCACTCCGACCACGACCCCCCGGGCGACGCTCCGCTACACCCTGCTGCGGCTGGGTCTCTTCGCCGCGAGCTTCGCCGTGTTGGCTGTGCTCGCCTACGTCGGCGTGATCCCGGAGGGGATCGGCAAGTCGAACCCGCTGTGGCTGGTGGCGCTGGCGATCGTCGTCTCCGCGCCGCTCAGCTTCGTCCTCCTGCGGCGTCAGCGGGACGAGATGGCCGAGCAGATCGCGCCGCGCGTCGAGAAGGTCTCCGGCAACGTCAAGGCACGGCTCGCGGCCAACCGCGACCAGGAGGACGGCGTCGCGTAA
- a CDS encoding GNAT family N-acetyltransferase, with the protein MRYVLDPGMDRATVDGTCRLWADVVNAGGAVGFVPPVTAEDVRPELLKHLTAMSEGRTRLLAGFDAAGEVKATAFFTLNTHRLMRHWVWLYSVMVHPDLQGTGTGRALMASAEEAARAIDGVRGIRLTCRGGMGLEHFYAACGYKEVGRVPEAIRVGDDDYRDDITMWLPLT; encoded by the coding sequence ATGCGCTACGTGCTCGACCCCGGCATGGACCGGGCGACGGTCGACGGCACCTGCCGGCTGTGGGCGGACGTCGTCAACGCCGGTGGGGCGGTCGGCTTCGTCCCGCCGGTGACGGCCGAGGACGTCCGGCCGGAGCTTCTCAAGCACCTCACCGCCATGTCCGAGGGGCGCACCCGACTCCTGGCCGGGTTCGACGCGGCGGGTGAGGTGAAGGCCACCGCCTTCTTCACGCTGAACACCCACCGTCTGATGCGACACTGGGTGTGGCTGTACTCCGTGATGGTGCACCCGGACCTCCAGGGCACCGGCACGGGCCGGGCGCTCATGGCGTCGGCCGAGGAGGCCGCCCGCGCCATCGACGGCGTCCGGGGCATCCGGCTCACCTGCCGTGGCGGCATGGGCCTGGAGCACTTCTACGCGGCGTGCGGCTACAAGGAGGTCGGGCGGGTGCCGGAGGCGATCAGGGTCGGTGACGACGACTACCGCGACGACATCACGATGTGGCTCCCCCTGACGTGA
- the mqnE gene encoding aminofutalosine synthase MqnE: MDAGLKRELEEKVRAGERLTREDGIALYASDDLAWLGGLAHEVRTRKNGDVVHFNVNRHLNMTNVCTASCAYCSFQRKPGEKDAYTMRIEEAVKLAKEMEGDNLTELHIVNGLHPTLPWRYYPRSLRALKEALPESVSLKAFTATEIHHFETISGMDASEILDELIDAGLESLTGGGAEIFDWEVRQHIVDHATHWEDWSRIHRLAHSKGLKTPSTMLYGHIEEPRHRVDHVLRLRELQDETGGFQVFIPLRYQHDFVDMKDGKIRNRLQARTTMATGAEALKTFAVSRLLFDNVPHVKVFWVMHGVQTAQLALQHGADDMDGSVVEYKITHDADDFGTPDKLTREDLLELIRDAGFRPVERNTRYEIVREYPGPEAGRRETPQPMRL; this comes from the coding sequence ATGGACGCTGGGCTCAAGCGCGAGCTGGAGGAGAAGGTCCGCGCGGGCGAACGGCTGACCCGTGAGGACGGCATCGCCCTCTACGCGTCCGACGACCTGGCCTGGCTCGGCGGCCTGGCCCACGAGGTCCGCACCCGCAAGAACGGTGACGTCGTCCACTTCAACGTCAACCGTCACCTCAACATGACGAACGTGTGCACCGCGTCCTGCGCGTACTGCTCCTTCCAGCGCAAGCCGGGGGAGAAGGACGCCTACACGATGCGCATCGAGGAGGCCGTCAAGCTCGCCAAGGAGATGGAGGGCGACAACCTCACCGAGCTGCACATCGTCAACGGCCTCCACCCCACGCTCCCGTGGCGCTACTACCCGCGTTCGCTGCGGGCGCTGAAGGAGGCGCTGCCGGAGTCGGTGTCCCTCAAGGCGTTCACCGCGACGGAGATCCACCACTTCGAGACCATCTCCGGGATGGACGCGAGCGAGATCCTGGACGAGCTCATCGACGCCGGTCTGGAGTCGCTGACCGGCGGTGGCGCGGAGATCTTCGACTGGGAGGTCCGGCAGCACATCGTGGACCACGCCACCCACTGGGAGGACTGGTCGCGCATCCACCGCCTCGCGCACAGCAAGGGCCTCAAGACGCCCAGCACGATGCTCTACGGGCACATCGAGGAGCCGCGCCACCGCGTCGACCACGTGCTGCGGCTGCGTGAGCTCCAGGACGAGACCGGCGGTTTCCAGGTCTTCATCCCGCTGCGCTACCAGCACGACTTCGTGGACATGAAGGACGGCAAGATCCGCAACCGCCTCCAGGCCCGGACCACGATGGCCACCGGTGCCGAGGCGCTGAAGACGTTCGCCGTCTCCCGGCTGCTGTTCGACAACGTGCCGCACGTGAAGGTGTTCTGGGTCATGCACGGCGTGCAGACGGCGCAGCTCGCCCTCCAGCACGGCGCGGACGACATGGACGGCTCGGTGGTCGAGTACAAGATCACCCACGACGCCGACGACTTCGGCACCCCGGACAAGCTCACCCGCGAGGACCTGCTGGAGCTCATCCGGGACGCCGGCTTCCGTCCCGTCGAGCGCAACACCCGCTACGAGATCGTCCGCGAGTACCCGGGCCCGGAGGCCGGCCGCCGGGAGACGCCGCAGCCCATGCGGCTCTGA
- a CDS encoding Lrp/AsnC family transcriptional regulator, producing MDAVDRQLIQALRENGRASYAELGRLVGLSGPSVTDRINRLEAAGVITGYRATVDAPSLGLGVTALIGIQLSDATDHDDVAHRLRDLEEIEDCWFIAGDDSFMLKVRATDVDGLERTIRRLSGTQGVSRTRTTIVLSTKWENRVGELPGGEALGA from the coding sequence ATGGACGCCGTGGACAGACAGCTCATCCAGGCGCTGCGGGAGAACGGCAGGGCCTCCTACGCCGAGCTGGGCCGGCTGGTGGGCCTGTCGGGACCGAGCGTGACGGACCGGATCAACCGGCTGGAGGCGGCCGGGGTGATCACCGGCTACCGCGCCACCGTCGACGCCCCGAGCCTCGGCCTCGGCGTCACGGCCCTCATCGGCATCCAGCTCTCCGACGCCACCGACCACGACGACGTCGCCCACCGGCTGCGCGATCTGGAGGAGATCGAGGACTGCTGGTTCATCGCGGGTGACGACTCCTTCATGCTGAAGGTGCGGGCCACGGACGTCGACGGCCTGGAGCGGACCATCCGCCGGCTGTCGGGCACCCAGGGCGTCTCCCGCACCCGCACGACGATCGTGCTGTCGACGAAGTGGGAGAACCGCGTCGGCGAGCTGCCGGGCGGCGAGGCCCTCGGGGCCTGA